In Arthrobacter sp. MN05-02, one genomic interval encodes:
- a CDS encoding alpha-1,4 glucan phosphorylase, whose protein sequence is MKAIRRFTVRTVLPESIAPLGKLAGNLRWSWHLPTSRLFEEIDPVAWEESGHDPVSFLGSVTREQLQQLASDEKLVRRIQELGADLESYLTEPRWYQGLGDDAPRSIAYFSPEYGISAVLPQYSGGLGILAGDHLKSASDLGVPLVGVGLLYQAGYFKQSLSRDAWQQETYPVLDPDGLPLTLLREEDGSAAKVVLPLPNGRQLSAHIWRADVGRVPLLLLDSNVSENDDAARNVTDRLYGGGGDQRLQQELLLGMGGVKALRIFQRLTGTPAPEVFHTNEGHAGFLGIERIRELMDPSNESPMSWEEALTAGRASTVFTTHTPVPAGIDRFDRSQIEHFFHAGLAPAVPTDRVLALGAENYADGDPTKFNMAIMGLRLAQRANGVAKLHGEVSRGMFSGLWPGFDAREVPITSVTNGVHVPSWVDPQIADFALSHFGAESVLDAQWSKVYDVPDTDVWALRRNLRSNLVDDVRRRLRASWKKRGAADAELTWTDSVLDPDVLTIGFARRVPTYKRLTLMLRDPARLKALLLHPKHPIQLVIAGKSHPADEQGKRMIQDLVRFTDDPEVRHRIVFLPNYDIAMALTLFPGCDVWLNNPLRPLEACGTSGMKAAINGGLNLSVLDGWWDEMYDGDNGWAIPTANNGASADERDDIEAAALYDLLETQVGPRFYSLVPAEGAGAAGPSEPSRDGVPHQWIAMIKHTMATLGPAVSADRMLQDYVEKLYRPAWRSGQAAATDSFALAKRTAAWRSRVQGSWPAVQVEHVDSTGVSRGPADRRFPDRERLRGPRRTRPGRRGRRGRLRPRTRERRAERRDRRRPHRRREPRQRALPLHRQHPDRPLGVLRLHRARAPEALDPRHEGRARTRRQRLTADAVLRTRRSPGPDGPGLRRVRRGTDSAAVDAHRIRSDGVGLAREQPSGVGRRIPHRGVEGLGEGARLFAGHALPLQDPGRRQMDARLAERTVDHHEAVDAPTRGAQHELDRPGGRVVPLLRRHRQARGVEPQEGRLVAP, encoded by the coding sequence GTGAAGGCAATCCGCAGATTTACCGTCCGAACCGTCCTCCCCGAGAGCATCGCGCCGCTCGGCAAACTCGCGGGCAACCTGCGCTGGTCGTGGCACCTGCCGACCTCGCGCCTGTTCGAGGAGATCGACCCGGTGGCGTGGGAGGAGAGCGGCCATGACCCGGTGTCCTTCCTCGGGTCCGTCACGCGCGAGCAGCTCCAGCAGCTCGCGAGCGACGAGAAGCTGGTGCGGCGTATCCAGGAGCTCGGTGCCGACCTCGAAAGCTACCTCACGGAACCGCGCTGGTACCAGGGCCTCGGCGACGACGCGCCCCGCAGCATCGCCTACTTCTCCCCCGAGTACGGCATCAGCGCCGTCCTCCCCCAGTACTCCGGCGGCCTCGGCATCCTGGCCGGCGACCACCTCAAGTCGGCGTCGGACCTCGGCGTGCCCCTGGTGGGCGTCGGCCTGCTGTACCAGGCCGGCTACTTCAAGCAGTCGCTCTCCCGGGACGCCTGGCAGCAGGAGACCTACCCCGTCCTCGACCCCGACGGCCTCCCCCTCACCCTCCTCCGCGAGGAGGACGGCTCGGCGGCGAAGGTCGTGCTCCCCCTGCCCAACGGCCGGCAGCTGTCCGCCCACATCTGGCGTGCCGACGTCGGCCGCGTCCCCCTCCTTCTGCTCGACTCCAACGTCTCCGAGAACGACGACGCGGCGCGCAACGTCACCGACCGCCTCTACGGCGGCGGCGGGGACCAGCGCCTTCAGCAGGAACTGCTCCTCGGGATGGGCGGCGTCAAGGCGCTGCGGATCTTCCAGCGGCTGACCGGGACGCCGGCTCCCGAGGTGTTCCACACGAATGAGGGCCACGCGGGCTTCCTCGGCATCGAGCGCATCCGTGAACTGATGGACCCGTCGAACGAGTCCCCGATGAGCTGGGAGGAGGCCCTCACGGCCGGCCGTGCGTCGACGGTGTTCACCACCCACACCCCGGTTCCTGCCGGCATCGACCGCTTCGACCGCTCCCAGATCGAGCACTTCTTCCATGCGGGCCTCGCGCCGGCCGTCCCGACGGACCGCGTCCTGGCCCTGGGCGCCGAGAACTATGCGGACGGCGATCCGACCAAGTTCAACATGGCGATCATGGGCCTGCGCCTTGCTCAGCGGGCCAACGGCGTCGCGAAGCTGCACGGCGAGGTCTCGCGGGGCATGTTCTCGGGTCTGTGGCCGGGATTCGACGCACGCGAGGTGCCCATCACCTCGGTCACGAACGGTGTCCATGTCCCGAGCTGGGTCGACCCCCAGATTGCGGACTTCGCGCTGTCCCACTTCGGCGCCGAGTCGGTGCTCGACGCGCAGTGGAGCAAGGTCTACGACGTGCCGGACACGGACGTCTGGGCCCTGCGCCGCAACCTCCGGTCCAACCTCGTGGACGATGTCCGCCGGCGGCTCCGTGCCTCCTGGAAGAAGCGCGGTGCTGCGGATGCCGAGCTGACCTGGACGGACTCGGTGCTGGACCCGGACGTCCTCACCATCGGTTTCGCCCGCCGCGTGCCCACCTACAAGCGGCTCACGCTCATGCTGCGCGACCCTGCCCGCCTGAAGGCGCTGCTCCTGCATCCGAAGCACCCGATCCAGCTGGTGATCGCCGGGAAGTCGCACCCTGCCGATGAGCAGGGCAAGCGCATGATCCAGGACCTCGTCCGCTTCACGGACGATCCCGAGGTGCGCCACCGCATCGTCTTCCTGCCCAACTACGACATCGCGATGGCGCTCACGCTCTTCCCGGGCTGCGACGTCTGGCTCAACAATCCGCTGCGCCCGCTCGAGGCCTGTGGCACCTCGGGCATGAAGGCGGCCATCAACGGCGGGCTCAACCTGTCCGTCCTGGACGGCTGGTGGGACGAGATGTACGACGGCGACAACGGCTGGGCGATCCCGACCGCCAACAACGGTGCCTCCGCGGACGAGCGCGACGACATCGAGGCGGCCGCGCTGTACGACCTCCTCGAGACGCAGGTGGGCCCGCGCTTCTACTCGCTGGTCCCCGCCGAGGGAGCAGGCGCCGCCGGCCCGTCGGAGCCCTCCCGCGACGGCGTCCCGCACCAGTGGATCGCGATGATCAAGCACACCATGGCGACGCTCGGCCCCGCCGTGTCGGCCGACCGCATGCTGCAGGACTACGTGGAGAAGCTGTACCGCCCCGCCTGGCGCTCGGGCCAGGCGGCGGCGACCGATTCCTTCGCCCTGGCCAAGCGGACCGCGGCCTGGCGCTCACGCGTCCAGGGCAGCTGGCCCGCCGTGCAGGTGGAGCACGTGGACTCGACCGGCGTGTCCCGAGGACCCGCAGATCGGCGATTCCCTGACCGTGAACGCCTACGTGGCCCTCGGCGGACTCGACCCGGACGACGTGGCCGTCGAGGTCGCCTACGGCCGCGCACTCGAGAGCGACGAGCTGAGCGACGTGACCGTCGACGACCTCACCGTCGCCGAGAACCTCGGCAGCGGGCGCTACCTCTTCACAGGCAGCATCCGGATCGACCACTCGGGGTCCTTCGGCTACACCGTGCGCGTGCTCCCGAAGCACTCGACCCTCGCCACGAAGGCCGAGCTCGGACTCGTCGTCAACGCCTGACCGCCGACGCTGTCCTCCGGACGCGACGAAGCCCGGGACCGGACGGTCCCGGGCTTCGTCGTGTCCGGAGGGGGACGGACTCAGCAGCGGTAGATGCGCACCGAATCCGCAGCGACGGTGTCGGCCTCGCCCGAGAGCAGCCGTCCGGCGTCGGTCGGCGCATCCCTCACCGCGGAGTCGAAGGTCTGGGTGAAGGAGCGCGGCTGTTCGCCGGCCACGCCCTGCCCCTGCAGGATCCAGGCCGACGGCAGATGGATGCGCGTCTCGCGGAGCGAACCGTTGATCACCACGAGGCCGTTGATGCTCCCACCCGTGGAGCCCAGCATGAGCTGGACCGTCCGGGTGGCCGGGTCGTTCCACTCCTGCGCCGTCATCGGCAGGCCCGCGGCGTTGAACCACAGGAGGGTCGACTGGTCGCTCCGTGA
- a CDS encoding FAD-linked oxidase gives MIHAPFLDELAAALPGRVSTTPSDLLEYSRDQGPVLHPTLPSAVVRARSVEDVQALLRWASRHAVPVVSRGAGSGVSGGAHATSGSVVLSLELMTRIVEVNPDDETAVVEPGVINADLNAAVAEHGLMYAPDPASYRWSTIGGNVATNAGGLRCAKYGVTRDSVLALDVVLADGTLVSTGHRTFKGVAGYDLTALMTGSEGTLGVIVGITVRLRYLPRDVHTLAAFFDGFPQAAAGVLAIGRARVQPAILELLDGRTLEALDGVHGSDLRQRGGSLLLVRTDGYGAAAEAEAIRSALVGLGASVSDEGSEEADRLVDLRRHSRGDEVDDLYRVGEDVAVPKSRLVHYVADLEAMAVRHRVRLKVVAHAGDGNLHPTFWVERSEGEQAQQRLEDALDESVRRALDLGGTITGEHGVGQYKRRWLAWEQSSEILDLQARIKQVFDPLGILNPGKAIVS, from the coding sequence ATGATCCACGCCCCGTTCCTCGATGAGCTGGCGGCGGCTCTACCCGGCCGTGTCTCGACGACGCCGTCCGATCTGCTGGAGTACTCGCGTGATCAGGGGCCGGTCCTGCATCCCACCCTGCCCAGCGCGGTGGTCCGGGCGCGTTCCGTCGAGGATGTGCAGGCACTGCTGCGATGGGCTTCCCGCCATGCCGTACCCGTCGTCAGCCGTGGTGCCGGGTCCGGAGTCTCCGGGGGAGCGCACGCGACGTCCGGCAGTGTGGTCCTGTCGCTTGAACTCATGACCAGGATCGTAGAGGTGAATCCCGATGACGAGACCGCCGTCGTCGAGCCGGGTGTGATCAATGCCGATCTCAATGCGGCGGTCGCGGAGCACGGCCTGATGTATGCCCCGGATCCGGCGAGCTACCGCTGGTCGACCATCGGGGGGAATGTCGCGACCAATGCCGGAGGGCTCCGCTGCGCCAAGTACGGCGTGACCCGGGACTCGGTCCTCGCCCTCGACGTCGTCCTGGCCGATGGCACACTCGTCTCGACGGGGCACCGGACGTTCAAGGGTGTGGCGGGATACGACCTGACCGCCCTGATGACGGGATCCGAGGGGACCCTGGGCGTGATCGTGGGCATCACGGTCCGACTGCGGTACCTTCCGCGCGACGTGCACACCTTGGCGGCCTTCTTCGACGGTTTCCCGCAGGCAGCGGCCGGCGTCCTCGCGATCGGTCGGGCCCGTGTGCAGCCCGCGATCCTCGAGCTCCTCGATGGTCGTACCCTCGAAGCGCTCGACGGTGTCCACGGCTCGGACCTCCGGCAACGGGGCGGGTCGCTCCTCCTCGTCCGGACCGACGGCTACGGGGCGGCAGCCGAGGCCGAGGCCATCAGGTCGGCGTTGGTCGGGCTGGGTGCGAGTGTCAGCGACGAAGGGTCGGAAGAGGCCGACCGCCTCGTGGACCTGCGGCGGCACAGCCGGGGGGACGAAGTCGACGACCTGTACCGGGTGGGCGAGGACGTCGCGGTGCCCAAGTCCCGACTGGTCCATTACGTCGCCGATCTGGAGGCGATGGCCGTACGCCATCGGGTCCGGCTCAAGGTGGTCGCCCACGCCGGGGACGGCAACCTCCACCCGACGTTCTGGGTGGAGCGCAGCGAGGGGGAGCAGGCACAGCAGCGGCTCGAGGATGCGCTGGACGAGTCTGTGCGGCGTGCCCTGGACCTCGGCGGGACGATCACGGGCGAGCACGGCGTCGGGCAGTACAAGCGCAGGTGGCTGGCTTGGGAACAGTCGTCGGAGATCCTGGACCTGCAGGCGCGGATCAAGCAGGTCTTCGATCCGCTCGGCATCCTGAATCCGGGGAAGGCGATCGTCTCCTGA
- the glgE2 gene encoding alpha-1,4-glucan:maltose-1-phosphate maltosyltransferase 2 — translation MTTPTEQNRNAPYPEGLRFGRIPITAVTPVIEDGRFPAKGIPGSDIAVGATVFREGHDQLGVSAVLYDPRGKEVQRVRMTPVGSGLDRWAGTLTPRAKGLHTFTIEGWSDLFGTWEHDATIKIAAGVDVELMLAEGAALFTRAAEERTARDATLFRRTAATLADTSQSVEARLAAGLSPQIHEAIARQPIRSLVTASPAYPINVERELAGRAAWYEFFPRSEGATYDPETAQWTSGTFREATKRLDAVAAMNFDVVYLPPIHPIGRTHRKGPNNTLTAGPNDPGSPWAIGSEAGGHDAIHPDLGTFDDFDAFVARARELDLEVALDLALQASPDHPWVTSHPEWFTTRVDGSIAYAENPPKKYQDIYPINFDNDPTGLAKEILRIVLMWIQHGVKIFRVDNPHTKPVQFWEWLIARVNRKHPDVIFLAEAFTRPPMMHALGRAGFQQSYSYFTWRNTKTELEEYFTEISKVSPSYFRPNFFVNTPDILTEYLQYGGPAAFKIRAVLASMASPLWGVYSGYELFEHVARPGAEEYIDNEKFQYRPRDYAAAEAEGRSLAPFITRLNAIRRSHPALGDLENLSIHGCSDPATVVFAKHKQTAEGKDTIIVVVNIDPHSTRESTVSLDLARLGLDAADFDENGTFLVDDLITGQTFNWGEHNYVRLDAHVEPAHILSIRRQR, via the coding sequence GTGACGACTCCTACCGAGCAGAATCGAAATGCCCCGTACCCCGAAGGACTGCGTTTCGGCCGCATCCCCATCACCGCCGTGACTCCCGTCATCGAGGACGGACGCTTCCCCGCCAAGGGGATCCCCGGCTCGGACATCGCCGTCGGTGCGACCGTGTTCCGGGAGGGCCACGATCAGCTCGGCGTATCGGCCGTGCTCTACGACCCCCGCGGCAAGGAGGTGCAGCGCGTCCGCATGACGCCGGTCGGGTCCGGCCTCGATCGATGGGCCGGCACCCTGACGCCGCGCGCCAAGGGCCTGCACACGTTCACCATCGAAGGATGGTCGGACCTCTTCGGGACGTGGGAGCACGACGCGACCATCAAGATCGCGGCAGGGGTCGACGTCGAGCTCATGCTCGCCGAAGGCGCCGCGCTGTTCACGCGGGCAGCCGAGGAGCGCACCGCGCGGGACGCGACCCTCTTCCGCCGCACCGCCGCCACCCTCGCCGACACCTCGCAGAGCGTCGAGGCGCGGCTCGCCGCAGGGCTGTCGCCGCAGATCCACGAGGCGATCGCGCGCCAGCCCATCCGTTCGCTCGTCACCGCCTCTCCGGCGTATCCCATCAACGTCGAACGCGAACTGGCCGGGCGTGCCGCCTGGTACGAATTCTTCCCCCGGTCCGAGGGCGCGACCTACGACCCGGAGACCGCGCAGTGGACGTCCGGTACGTTCCGTGAGGCGACGAAGCGCCTCGACGCCGTCGCGGCCATGAACTTCGACGTCGTCTACCTCCCCCCGATCCATCCGATCGGACGGACGCACCGGAAGGGGCCCAACAACACGCTGACCGCAGGGCCCAACGACCCCGGTTCACCGTGGGCCATCGGGTCCGAGGCCGGCGGCCATGACGCGATCCACCCCGACCTCGGGACGTTCGACGATTTCGACGCGTTCGTGGCGCGGGCCCGGGAGCTGGACCTCGAGGTCGCACTCGACCTCGCACTGCAGGCCTCCCCCGACCATCCCTGGGTCACGAGCCATCCCGAGTGGTTCACCACGCGGGTGGACGGGTCGATCGCCTACGCGGAGAACCCGCCGAAGAAGTACCAGGACATCTACCCGATCAACTTCGACAACGACCCCACGGGCCTCGCGAAGGAGATCCTGCGGATCGTCCTCATGTGGATCCAGCACGGCGTGAAGATCTTCCGGGTCGACAACCCGCACACCAAGCCCGTGCAGTTCTGGGAATGGCTGATCGCCCGCGTCAACAGGAAGCACCCCGACGTCATCTTCCTGGCGGAGGCCTTCACACGGCCGCCCATGATGCACGCCCTCGGTCGTGCGGGCTTCCAGCAGTCGTACTCCTATTTCACGTGGCGCAACACGAAGACGGAGCTCGAGGAGTACTTCACCGAGATCAGCAAGGTCTCGCCGTCCTACTTCCGGCCCAACTTCTTCGTGAACACCCCGGACATCCTCACGGAGTACCTCCAGTACGGGGGCCCGGCCGCCTTCAAGATCCGGGCCGTGCTCGCGTCCATGGCCAGCCCGCTGTGGGGCGTCTACTCCGGCTACGAACTGTTCGAGCACGTCGCCCGCCCGGGCGCCGAGGAGTACATCGACAACGAGAAGTTCCAGTACCGCCCCCGGGACTACGCCGCAGCCGAGGCCGAGGGGCGTTCGCTGGCCCCGTTCATCACCCGGCTGAACGCGATCCGCCGCTCGCACCCCGCGCTCGGCGACCTCGAGAACCTCAGCATCCACGGCTGCAGCGATCCCGCGACGGTGGTCTTCGCCAAGCACAAGCAGACGGCGGAGGGCAAGGACACGATCATCGTCGTCGTCAACATCGACCCGCACAGCACCAGGGAGAGCACGGTGTCACTCGACCTCGCCCGGCTGGGCCTCGATGCCGCCGACTTCGACGAGAACGGCACATTCCTCGTGGACGACCTCATCACGGGACAGACCTTCAACTGGGGTGAGCACAACTACGTGCGGCTCGACGCCCACGTGGAGCCCGCCCACATTCTCTCGATCAGGAGGCAGCGCTAG
- a CDS encoding trehalose synthase has product MPNPFQLNAPGLAHDPHWYRKAVFYEVLVRGFADANGDGSGDLSGLIDKLDYLQWLGVDCLWLPPFFKSSLRDGGYDISDYYDVLDEFGSLGDFKRLVAEAHARGVRVIIDLPVNHTSDQHHWFQESRRDPEGPYGDFYVWSDTDEKYQDARIIFVDTEESNWTFDPVRRQFFWHRFFSHQPDLNFENPKVQEAIFDVVKFWLDQGIDGFRADAIPYLFEEEGTNCENLPKTHEFLKRLRAMVDENYPGRVIIAEANQMPDEVVEYFGDEDGPECHMSFHFPIMPRLFYALRDQKSAPIIETMKETPDIPAGAQWGTFLRNHDELTLEMVTNEEREAMLGWYAPDPRMRANVGIRRRLSPLLDNSRAEVELIHALLLSLPGSPFLYYGDEIGMGDNIWLEDRDASRTPMQWNPDRNAGFSPVDPGKLYLPVVQSLVYHYNHVNVEAQMATSSSLLHWVRQMLAVRKAHPAFGLGTYRNVPVESEHVLAFLREVDADNAEGEPEESVLCVFNLSQHPVAARMRFPEFGGRGLRDLFGGSIFPAFAEDGEMTLTLGSHDFFWLRVRSASSNTSSPHTQAMPVIPVPEAIR; this is encoded by the coding sequence GTGCCCAACCCCTTCCAGCTCAACGCACCCGGACTGGCCCACGACCCCCACTGGTACCGCAAGGCGGTCTTCTACGAGGTCCTGGTCCGCGGATTCGCCGATGCGAACGGGGACGGCTCCGGTGACCTCTCGGGCCTGATCGACAAGCTGGACTACCTCCAGTGGCTCGGCGTGGACTGCCTGTGGCTGCCGCCCTTCTTCAAGTCCTCGCTGCGCGACGGCGGCTACGACATCTCGGACTACTACGACGTCCTCGACGAGTTCGGGTCCCTGGGCGACTTCAAGCGGCTCGTCGCCGAGGCGCACGCCCGCGGCGTGCGGGTCATCATCGACCTGCCCGTGAACCACACCTCGGACCAGCACCACTGGTTCCAGGAGTCCCGCAGGGATCCCGAGGGCCCCTACGGCGACTTCTACGTCTGGAGCGACACCGACGAGAAGTACCAGGACGCGCGCATCATTTTCGTGGACACCGAGGAATCGAACTGGACGTTCGACCCCGTGCGCCGGCAGTTCTTCTGGCACCGGTTCTTCAGCCACCAGCCCGACCTCAACTTCGAGAACCCCAAGGTGCAGGAGGCGATCTTCGACGTCGTGAAGTTCTGGCTCGACCAGGGCATCGACGGCTTCCGCGCGGATGCCATCCCCTACCTGTTCGAGGAGGAGGGCACCAACTGCGAGAACCTGCCGAAGACGCACGAGTTCCTCAAGCGGCTCCGTGCGATGGTGGACGAGAACTACCCGGGCCGCGTCATCATCGCCGAGGCGAACCAGATGCCGGACGAGGTCGTCGAGTACTTCGGCGACGAGGACGGGCCCGAATGCCACATGTCCTTCCACTTCCCAATCATGCCGAGGCTCTTCTACGCGCTGCGCGACCAGAAGTCCGCACCCATCATCGAGACGATGAAGGAGACCCCGGACATCCCGGCCGGCGCGCAGTGGGGCACCTTCCTGCGCAACCATGACGAGCTCACCCTCGAGATGGTTACCAACGAGGAGCGCGAGGCGATGCTCGGCTGGTACGCGCCGGATCCCCGGATGCGGGCCAACGTCGGTATCCGACGGCGGCTGTCGCCGCTGCTCGACAACTCGCGCGCGGAAGTGGAACTGATCCACGCCCTGCTGCTGTCCCTGCCGGGCAGCCCGTTCCTCTACTACGGGGACGAGATCGGGATGGGCGACAACATCTGGCTGGAGGACCGTGACGCGTCGCGGACCCCCATGCAGTGGAACCCGGACCGCAACGCGGGCTTCTCCCCGGTGGACCCCGGGAAGCTGTACCTCCCGGTCGTCCAGTCGCTCGTCTACCACTACAACCACGTGAACGTCGAGGCGCAGATGGCGACGTCGAGTTCGCTGCTGCACTGGGTCCGCCAGATGCTGGCCGTCCGCAAGGCCCACCCGGCGTTCGGGCTCGGCACCTACCGCAACGTCCCCGTCGAGTCGGAGCACGTCCTGGCTTTCCTCCGCGAGGTGGATGCGGACAACGCCGAGGGCGAGCCCGAAGAGTCGGTCCTGTGCGTCTTCAATCTGTCGCAGCACCCGGTGGCGGCGCGGATGCGCTTCCCCGAGTTCGGCGGCCGTGGCCTCCGGGACCTGTTCGGCGGTTCGATCTTCCCCGCGTTCGCGGAGGACGGCGAGATGACCCTGACGCTCGGCAGCCACGACTTCTTCTGGCTGCGCGTGCGCTCGGCCAGCTCGAACACGTCATCCCCGCACACCCAGGCGATGCCTGTCATCCCCGTCCCGGAGGCGATCCGATAA